Below is a genomic region from Miniphocaeibacter halophilus.
ATAGGTAAGAAACATTATTATCTTTTTGTTTTTTGGTATTAGTTTGCATAACAGTTGATACATGGCGAAAAATATCATTATATTTATTATTTGATGTGCAAAATATATGAAAAAATAATATATTGAAGTAATAATAAACAAAGCTATACTTTCAAATTGAGCTGCTTCTAAAGTATTTGTTATGTCTATTTCAAATGAATAGGGAATAAATTCCGCTATTATATTTCCTATATTTGTAAAAATTATAAATAACAGCCCATATAAAATAATATACCAAATATTTCCTAGTCTTGGTTTTGCAAATAATCTTTTTAGTCCATGAAAACCACTTGCCCAAACTACACCTAAAGTTATCAAAGACAAGTATACAAAGCCCGTTAACAAAATAATAACAATATCACTAATGCCTGAATCAAATAATAAATTCGCCTCTGCCCTTGCTATTATTTTAGTTATGGGATTTATTGTATTAAATAAAAGATAGGTCAACCACATTACAGAAAAGACTTTTATCCATTGGTTTATGGTTAATCTATAATTGTTTTTAGAAAAAAGATAAGGCCAGTCTACAGACTCTTTACTAGTATACTTATTCATTACTTACCTCCTCCTCTAAAACCAATCTAATAAATCCCTCTAAATCTATTGAAATAATTCTATCTATTTTATTTTTACTGGACTTACGATATTTATTTGCTGCTGATTCAAATACCATATATAAATATCCGTCATTTTCATAAATTTGTTCTAAGTGGGATGGCATTGTAAACTCTGCCAAGGCATCTGAACTATGATATATGCTCTTATTTAAATCCTTATTGAAAATATATAACTTAGATTCCCCCGGTCCATAGGATTGAGCTAAAATACTATAATCTTCAAAAAAGGCTATACCTTGGACTTTTTCTAAGGTATCTTCACTGGAAATTGCATCTGCTAATATATTGAATTTATCTATTAAATTTTCAAAAGAGTATTGTCCTTCTACTTCCCCATCTTCATTTAGTAAATACTGTTTAACACTACCCTTACCTAAAGGATTAAAGAATCCAACATAAAGGGCATCTTCAAAATATGTTATATAGGAAGCTCTACTAATATTATTTAACAATACCCTTTGATTATATTTAATAGGTTTATTCTTTTTATTAAAATCATATTTTTCAATATCTTCCAATTTAATTGAAAAAATTTCCGCCCTGTTCTTTCTTCTTCCACAAACCCAAAGTTCCTTAGATTTATGATTATAAGCTATTCCACCAACATGAGGTTTACCTTTTAAGACAATTGTTTTAATTAATTCATTTGTATTAATATCCTGCACATATAAAACAGAATTATGAATACCATGACTATCATATGCTGAAGTTATTAAATAATCTTCTGCAATAGTAACTCCTTGAGGAGTCATGGAAGTGCACATTTCTGTTTTTTCATTTAAATTATTTAGTGTTTTAGTTGCTTTTAATCCTGGCATAACGGGAATATCACTGTAGTCTATAGTTGCCTTATCATTATTAACAATATCTTCAAATAAAGTCAAATCATTTACCTCAGGATATTCTTGCAAGGTTTTTGCAAATATTTCTTCCGAATATACAGGATCAGAATTTGTTTCAACTAAATTTGTTTTTGGCTCATATGTATATATTTCAATATTAGCTTCACCCCATCCAAACACTAATAAAAATATTAATGTTAAAACAAAAGTAGCTATTAAAATAAATATACTTTCTTTATTTAACTTTCTATCCAATATAATTCCCCTTAAGTTTTAATATACTAACAAAATATAAGGGCATTAATATTGGTTAAAACATTCAATACTTAGCCCTTATTTATATATATTTTATTTTAACAACACCATAATACTACTAGTGTATAATGGAATTATTCTTCTGGTCTTTCTTTAATGAAAGTTCCTTCTTCTAACTCAATAAAAGCTTGATTTAGTTCCTCACGAGTATTCATAACAATAGGACCACCCCAAGCTACATCTTCATCTAATATTGGAGCAGAATAAAATGTAAATCTTAAATCATCTGACGCTCCTTCTACTTCAATAGAATCTCCTTGATTAAATAAAATAGCTGTTTTTTCATCATAGAGTTTACCATCTATTTTACATTCACCAAGTAAAGTAAAAATAAACACCTTTTCATTTGGTTTAGTTGGTATTTCAATTTTCTTACCATTTTTTAAAGCAATATCATATAAGGTCGCTTGAAGATGATGTGGTGTTGCACCTTTTAAATCATCAAATTCTCCTGATATAACCTTAACCGTATAATCACCATAATCCTTAGTAGGCATATCCTTTGCTTTAATATCAAAATATTTAGGAGTTGTCATTTTATCATCTTTTGGTAGGTTAATCCATAATTGTAAACCCAATAATCTATCTGTAGGTTTTGGCATTTCTGAATGTAAAATTCCGCTACCGGCTGTCATCCATTGAGCATCTCCCGATAAAATCTTTCCTTTATTTCCTAAAGTATCCTCATGGTCCATTTCACCATTTACTAAATAAGTTATCGTTTCTATTCCCCTATGAGGATGGGTTGGAAAACCTGCAATATAATCATCTGGATTTTCTGAATCGAAAGAGTCTAACATTAAAAACGGATCAAAATCCCCAACTGTACTGTGACCTAAAACCCTTACTAGACTAACTCCTGCTCCATCTTGAGTTCTAAAACCCTTTACTGTATCTATAACTTCCCTTTTTTTCATTTTATCACCTCCGCTACTATATACCCAAATTCTTGAAAAATATCACTATCTAGTATTAATTTTCATTTCATATATTAAAATATTATATTTTTTATCTTCTATTTTTTGATTTTCATATATAAAGCCTATCTTTTCCCAAAACTTTATAGCTTCAATATTATTTTCAATTATACCTAATCTTATTTTTATAAAATTTTCTTTAATTAAAAACCTTATTAAATCCGGCTATTTATCTATTAAATCCATTACTGCAACTAACTT
It encodes:
- a CDS encoding YncE family protein: MDRKLNKESIFILIATFVLTLIFLLVFGWGEANIEIYTYEPKTNLVETNSDPVYSEEIFAKTLQEYPEVNDLTLFEDIVNNDKATIDYSDIPVMPGLKATKTLNNLNEKTEMCTSMTPQGVTIAEDYLITSAYDSHGIHNSVLYVQDINTNELIKTIVLKGKPHVGGIAYNHKSKELWVCGRRKNRAEIFSIKLEDIEKYDFNKKNKPIKYNQRVLLNNISRASYITYFEDALYVGFFNPLGKGSVKQYLLNEDGEVEGQYSFENLIDKFNILADAISSEDTLEKVQGIAFFEDYSILAQSYGPGESKLYIFNKDLNKSIYHSSDALAEFTMPSHLEQIYENDGYLYMVFESAANKYRKSSKNKIDRIISIDLEGFIRLVLEEEVSNE
- a CDS encoding pirin family protein: MKKREVIDTVKGFRTQDGAGVSLVRVLGHSTVGDFDPFLMLDSFDSENPDDYIAGFPTHPHRGIETITYLVNGEMDHEDTLGNKGKILSGDAQWMTAGSGILHSEMPKPTDRLLGLQLWINLPKDDKMTTPKYFDIKAKDMPTKDYGDYTVKVISGEFDDLKGATPHHLQATLYDIALKNGKKIEIPTKPNEKVFIFTLLGECKIDGKLYDEKTAILFNQGDSIEVEGASDDLRFTFYSAPILDEDVAWGGPIVMNTREELNQAFIELEEGTFIKERPEE